The genome window GACACATGTAGACTTTATGATTGGTTCTGAGCAAATGAATATAGACGGCATTACTACAGATGAACAAATAGACCCAATTTTCCGTAATGGCAACTGGGCAATTTAAGCAATTTGTTCCTACTAATATTATATTAGTCTAGGTATGTTATGGATGTCATAAATTATCCTTAGATTTTCCTAGTAACCTATTGTATAATTGCTATAGACAATATTGTAGATTATTTTAGTTGAGAGGAGCTTTTATCATGTTCATTACGACTGTACTAGGCTTTTCAGCCGTTTTACTAATTTCTCTAGCATTCTTCATCCACTACCTACAAGTTGGTTTAGATTCTAAATCTTCAGTAACTGTAGATCCAAAACCAAAAGAAGAATTTTAATCTCATTGAAAACAGCTACTAGAACGTAGCTGTTTTTTATTTATTTTCAATCATTTCGATTCGCTAAATAAATTACTAAACTTCTTTTTTTTCGTAGAAATTGCGTGAATATTGTCATTATTATTTGCATATTTAAAGTTTTGCTCTAAAATATTTCTGTAAGGAAGGGAGCAATCTTTCATGACAATGTTACAAGATATTCTTAGATTTAATGAAGATTTCGTTCAAGAAAAAAAATATGAGCCTTTTATTACAACAAAGTATCCTGATAAACGCATCGTTGTGTTATCTTGTATGGATACTCGCCTAGTAGAGCTGTTACCTAAAGCTATGAATTTACGTAATGGCGATGTAAAAATCGTTAAAAGTGCTGGGGCATTAGTTAGTCACCCTTTTGGTGCAATTATGCGTAGTTTACTTGTAGCAGTTTATGAACTACAAGCAGATGAGGTGTATGTTGTTGGACATTATGACTGCGGTATGAGTGCAGTTGATCCAGAAGCGATGCTAAGTAAAATGGTTGCTAGAGGGATTAACCCTGAAACCATCAAAATGATGGAATATTCGGGTCTTGATTTA of Lysinibacillus agricola contains these proteins:
- a CDS encoding beta-class carbonic anhydrase gives rise to the protein MTMLQDILRFNEDFVQEKKYEPFITTKYPDKRIVVLSCMDTRLVELLPKAMNLRNGDVKIVKSAGALVSHPFGAIMRSLLVAVYELQADEVYVVGHYDCGMSAVDPEAMLSKMVARGINPETIKMMEYSGLDLKEFLRGFGDVATSVKKSVDTIRNHPLMVKDVPVHGLVIDPNTGRLDLIEDGSKQ